CAGAATAAAACAACACCCAAAACGCAGAAAGAGAAAGTGAGTTACAGCATTGGTATCAATATTGGCAAAAACATGAAAGCGCAGGGAATAGAGGTCGATCAGGGATTGCTCATACAAGGAATAAAGGATGGACTTAATAACGCAAAAACGGCAATGAGTGATAAAGATATGGAAACGACAATGAACGCATTCCAGAAAGAAATGATGACCAAGATGCAAGCCAAGCAAAAATCAGATGGTGATAAAAATAAAAAAGAAGGCGAAGCATTTCTTGCGGCAAACAAGAAAAAAGACGGCGTGATAACATTGCCCAGCGGATTACAATACAAGATTTTAAAAACAGGCAATGGTGCAAAACCTACTGCAAGCCAGACGGTAAAATGTCATTACCGAGGAACCCTTATAGATGGAACAGAGTTCGACAGTTCGTATAAACGCGGTGAACCGGCAGAATTTCCAGTCGGACAAGTTATTAAAGGATGGGTAGAAGCTTTACAACTGATGCCCGTGGGATCAAAATGGCAGCTATTCATTCCCTCTGACCTCGGATACGGCGCAAATGGACAGGGACAAATAATCGGCCCCTATGCTGTGCTCATTTTTGATATCGAACTACTCTCTATTAAATAATAGATGACCTCTCTGCGACGCGCTTTCGAAGTGCGTCGCAGATGATTACCGAAATCATGGAACTCCTTCAACAACTTATTCAATTTGTTCTGCACATTGACACGCATTTGCAAGGTCTTTGCACCATGTATGGCGTATGGATTTATGGAATTCTCTTCCTCGTCATTTTTTGCGAGACTGGTCTCGTCGTGACTCCTTTTTTGCCGGGTGATTCACTCTTGTTTGCCATCGGTTCATTGGCAGCAATCGGCGCAATGCGCGTGGAACTTATCATTCCCTTGCTCATGGCAGCTGCACTCACGGGAGATAATACAAATTACTGGATTGGACGAAAAGTTGGACCAAAAGTATTCAGCCAGGAAACGTCGCGCTTTTTTAACAAAGAGTATTTGGACCGCACGAACCGTTTCTATGACAACCACGGGAAAATAACAGTGGTACTAGCACGATTTCTTCCAATCATTCGAACATTTGCACCCTTTGTTGCTGGCATCGGGCGGATGACATACCGTACATTTCTCCTTTTCAGTATCATAGGCGCATTGTTGTGGGTAACCCTTTTTGTGCTGATGGGATATTTCTTTGGGACCATTCCGTTTATTAAACAACATTTCTCTCTCGTTATTCTTGCACTTGTGTTAATTCCCGGAATGCCGGCGCTCATAGAATTCATCCGTCATATTATAGAGCGAAGGAAACAACGTTCGACTGCAGATATTGACAAGTGAGGTTCAAATAACGGATATTTTGAAAGGAATCGCCTTGCTCATTGCAAGGCGATTCCTTTTTCTATGATGTTAGAACTTGATTCATACATGCATTTGCGGCATCTTTGTTCCAGATTTTCTTATTCTGTACATTCTTGTTGGTGAGATTTATGAGAGATGTTATGCACAGAACGGATTTTTACGGACTTGGAAGTTTAACCGATATGGGGTACACTTGCGCGGAACATTGTTCTCTGATGGTTCAGTCGGATACTCACTGATGGTAGGAAACGGCAACGCTCAGATACCAGAAAATAACAAGTATAAAAATTCTATGCTGTGGTGAACGGCAGTCCAATCATAATATTCATATAGAAATTTATGTTAACTATGAACCAGCGGTACAGGATAAAGATCACACCGCATGGAAAGCATTTCTTTCCTATCAAAAACCATCACGTATAAATGGTGCAGAAATTCTTGAACAGCTGCAAAAGAAACAAGACACGCTTGTTACCGATCATGCTCCATGTGGCATCTCTCTGTTCTCCTGGTACCGCTTATCCGATTATGGGAAAGTGTACGGGCGGATTGACTATTAAGATGCCGAACATTTGGATCAACACCTTCATGAATATTAACTCTGTCGGAAAGACAAAGAAGGCAGACGTCGTTCCACGCATCACGTTCTTTTTTCCATTCAATTAAAATTCTTCGAAAGAGTTAAGACGGAATATTTCTATGAACATCATTACCCGACATGCTGCAGCTTCTGATGCCGTTGCCATTGCTGACTTCAATGCGTTCATGGCGAAGGAAACCGAGAATCTTGAGTTGGATCGCGAACGTCTGCGAAAAGGCACGGAAGCTTTGATTGCAGATTCATCGAAAGGCATGTATTATCTCGCGGAAGTCGACGACAAGGTTGTTGGGCAGTTGATGATTACATACGAGTGGAGTGACTGGCGCAACGCTACGTTTTGGTGGATTCAAAGTGTGTATGTTCATCCGGAATATCGTAACCTGGGAATTTTCCGGTCCCTCTACCGATGCGTTGAATCAATTGCTCGAAAACGCGGCGATATCTGCGGTCTGCGTCTTTACGTTGACCAATCGAACAAACGCGCTCAACAAACGTACGAGGCGCTCGGCATGAAACGCTCGCATTACCACATGATGGAGGTGGATATCGCATTGAAATAGGTACCAGTCAAAATTCCTTGTTGACAATTCATCGGTTTTTCAAAATTCCGCGTTATTTCTGCTTGCCTGAATAATCCATCCATCATCATAAATCTGTGGAACCTTACTTATAGAAACAGGTGTTAGACTTTCAAAGGTTTACCAAATATTAGAAATATACTACAAGGAGAATCAACATGAAGATTGGCATTCTGGGAACTGGAATGGTCGGCAGTACCATTGGAACAAAGCTTATTCAACTCGGACATGATGTAAAAATGGGATCGCGTATAGCGACGAATGAGAAGGCCGCTGCTTGGGTACAAAACAATGGAAATCATGCATCCCAAGGAGCCTTCGCCGATGCCGCCGCGTTTGGTGAGATGGTGTTTAATTGTACGCACGGTGTTGCTTCTCTCAAGGCGTTGAATCTTGCTAGTGCACATAATCTCAAAAATAAAATTCTCGTGGATATTGCCAACGCTCTTGATTTCTCCAACGGCATGCCGCCATCGCTCGCCATTTGTAATACCGATTCACTCGGCGAGCAAATACAACGTGCATTTCCCGATGTAAAAGTCGTAAAGACCCTAAACACGATGAATTGCAGTCTCATGGTAAATCCTAAGAGTATAGCCAATGGAGATCATGATATTTTCATCAGTGGAAACGATGCCGGCGCAAAAACAAAAGTCATAGAGATTCTCAGAGATTGGTTTGGCTGGAAATCTGTTATTGATCTTGGCGATATTACCACAGCACGGGCAACAGAGATGCTGCTTCCAATTTGGGTAACGTTGATGGGGAAATATCAAAGTCCTAACTTTAACTTCAAGATTATCAAGTAAAGAAGATTGCATTAAGAGAAGTATACAAGGGAAATTCTTTATGCCACCACGATAGTCTTGTGTTGAGTGCTGCTTTTTTGGCGGCATTAATAATTCGAATGACATGTAAAGCTTCTTCGGGTTTCACTCCCAATTCTTTTCTATGAGCAATGCTTTCAAAGATGTTGTCATAGAACGCACTGTAATTCCCAGGTACTGTTTTGTACTTCTCTCTGAACTGGTTTTTATCTTTTTCTAGATGTAACAATCCCCACTGCTCTTTTGGTTCTTCTCCCCAATGAGGATCGTTCGGATTCTTCCCTTGTTTTAATGCTTCTTCCTGCGGATCAAGTCCCCATTTTAAAAATGAACCGTGTGTTCCATGGAGAATGTACCGCGGTCCTGGTTCTCGCACTAAAAGGCTTGCTTTCAAATTGACATTCACTTCTGGATAATGTAACCGGATATCGTACCAATCATTAACCTCTCCGCCTGTCCTCATAATCTTAAGGTGTGCCGTCACCGATTCAGGCATTCCGAAGATTACGATTGCCTGATCGATCATGTGCGTACCAAGATTGAAGATGACACCTGTCCCCGCCGCAGATTGTTCTTTCCATGAATCCGATTGAATAAAATTCCTGTAACGATCAAAGTGCGCCTCATATTCGATAAGTCTCCCAAGCATCTGGCCCTTTTCAATGCGTTGAACGGTTTGCGTGAATGGTTTTTCGACTATAACATGTTTGCCGGCCTCGAGGCATTTTTGAGCGTACTCAAAATGCGTTTGGTCTGGAGTATTCACAATTATCAATTCAACTTCGTTGTCTTGCAGTAATTCTTCAAAGGAACGTGAGGCGATGACATCGGGATAGTACTTTTGCGCTTCGTTCTTGGATCGTTCTATAATTCGTTTGATTCTAAAATTCTTGTGATGGGTGAGCAATGGTGCATGAAATATTTTTCCAGACATTCCAAAAGATGTGATTCCAACAATGATCGAGCGTTCCAAGGTGTACAACTTGCGCTTAGAAATAGATTGATTAATATTTACACAGTAGCAACATAGCCATATTTAATAAAAATGAAATATACCCTCGTCAAAATATTCAAGATTGATAATGTGAATATATTATTTTGGTGAAGAAGAATATCAAACAAAGGCTGTTCCATGAATTCTCAACTGACGATGAATACAACCATAGATTGGGTATTCTAGAACGACCATAGGTTTGACATGCTTCCCCTTTCCCCGTATCTTTATATATACAAGTCGATTATTATGGATCTCATGATATGCACTATGCAAAGCGCAGCGTCTTCTTTATTACATATTTTGGACTGATATTCATTCTACCATTCACCCTATGTTCACAGACAAATCCAAACTTCGATTTCTCGCTCGGTGTTGATTACAGCGCCGCCGAGCAAATGTTAGATTATTTCGACCACCTTACTGGAAACACAAAGCATGTTGCAGAGCTTCGCGGCAATCAGCTCGCCGCAGCAACAAGCGTTATGCTCGCGCGCACAGAAAAAGCCGACGATGATTTCCGCCAGCAGCTTGAACTGGCACGGAATAATGCAAGATTTGAAAGTGATGTGTATGGTTTTTTACCTGCGAAGAATCATATCCAGGAACTTCGAAAACTTCTTCTCGAAGTCAAGCACAGGCAGCTAGATCGCCGT
Above is a window of Ignavibacteriales bacterium DNA encoding:
- a CDS encoding FKBP-type peptidyl-prolyl cis-trans isomerase, whose amino-acid sequence is MKKLIAVVLMLSLFGGVVLTQNKTTPKTQKEKVSYSIGINIGKNMKAQGIEVDQGLLIQGIKDGLNNAKTAMSDKDMETTMNAFQKEMMTKMQAKQKSDGDKNKKEGEAFLAANKKKDGVITLPSGLQYKILKTGNGAKPTASQTVKCHYRGTLIDGTEFDSSYKRGEPAEFPVGQVIKGWVEALQLMPVGSKWQLFIPSDLGYGANGQGQIIGPYAVLIFDIELLSIK
- a CDS encoding DedA family protein → MITEIMELLQQLIQFVLHIDTHLQGLCTMYGVWIYGILFLVIFCETGLVVTPFLPGDSLLFAIGSLAAIGAMRVELIIPLLMAAALTGDNTNYWIGRKVGPKVFSQETSRFFNKEYLDRTNRFYDNHGKITVVLARFLPIIRTFAPFVAGIGRMTYRTFLLFSIIGALLWVTLFVLMGYFFGTIPFIKQHFSLVILALVLIPGMPALIEFIRHIIERRKQRSTADIDK
- a CDS encoding GNAT family N-acetyltransferase; the protein is MNIITRHAAASDAVAIADFNAFMAKETENLELDRERLRKGTEALIADSSKGMYYLAEVDDKVVGQLMITYEWSDWRNATFWWIQSVYVHPEYRNLGIFRSLYRCVESIARKRGDICGLRLYVDQSNKRAQQTYEALGMKRSHYHMMEVDIALK
- a CDS encoding NAD(P)-binding domain-containing protein, giving the protein MKIGILGTGMVGSTIGTKLIQLGHDVKMGSRIATNEKAAAWVQNNGNHASQGAFADAAAFGEMVFNCTHGVASLKALNLASAHNLKNKILVDIANALDFSNGMPPSLAICNTDSLGEQIQRAFPDVKVVKTLNTMNCSLMVNPKSIANGDHDIFISGNDAGAKTKVIEILRDWFGWKSVIDLGDITTARATEMLLPIWVTLMGKYQSPNFNFKIIK
- a CDS encoding Gfo/Idh/MocA family oxidoreductase — translated: MERSIIVGITSFGMSGKIFHAPLLTHHKNFRIKRIIERSKNEAQKYYPDVIASRSFEELLQDNEVELIIVNTPDQTHFEYAQKCLEAGKHVIVEKPFTQTVQRIEKGQMLGRLIEYEAHFDRYRNFIQSDSWKEQSAAGTGVIFNLGTHMIDQAIVIFGMPESVTAHLKIMRTGGEVNDWYDIRLHYPEVNVNLKASLLVREPGPRYILHGTHGSFLKWGLDPQEEALKQGKNPNDPHWGEEPKEQWGLLHLEKDKNQFREKYKTVPGNYSAFYDNIFESIAHRKELGVKPEEALHVIRIINAAKKAALNTRLSWWHKEFPLYTSLNAIFFT